In the bacterium genome, AGATGGAGAAATTGAAAATGCCATTGGTCATCCGGTCCCCCTATTGACTGAGGGTTTTGAGGGACCTGCCCGGCTGCTCAGGCTCGTTCAGGCAGGTCTGGCTGACTTACAGAAGCAGGCAGCGGGCTTGCCCTGGCTGTCATTCCGCGTTAGATGCTACCTCTCACTGCCGAATCCCTTGAGACCTCATACGGGAATTCCGCTCGACATGGAGGAAAAGGATCGGCAGGCACAAATTGAGGAATCCCAGGAGGCTGAAAAAGAACCTCCAAATGCGGACCTTGCGCAACGGATACTCCAGGAAGCTGCCCGGCTCAGTGGATGGCAGGGCGATCTTCCCCTCCTCCAGTTTGTGACAACTTCAGGCAATCCTGGCGTAGCTGAAGCCCTGGGAAGGGCTATTGAAGATTTATCTCAAGGGAAAATCGATCTGGCTCTGATTGGGGGAATCGACTCTCTCCTTGATGAGGATACCCTGGCATGGTTGGAGAGCAGGGGACGTTTCAAGACTCCAAGCACTCCATCCGGTCTTCAACCGGGCGAAGCCGGGGCGTTTTTGCTGGTGGAAACTCTGCAAAGTGCACGGGCAAGAGGAGCTCATGCACTTGCTGTTGTGCAGAAAATTTGCCTGACTCAGGATGCCGGGACACTGCTGACAGGAGAGCCTCCGCTCGGCGCCGGTTTAGCGGAAGCTCTTATCGGCCTCACCGAAAGTGCGGACTGGGATAAAGCTCAGCAGACAGTCTGGCTGATCACTGATCAGAACGGTGAATCTTACCGGGCAATAGAGTGGGGCAATGCTCTTATTCGGCTGCGGGCGCGCTCATCGGTATTTGCAAATCCGCTCCTGTGGTATCCGGCTGCCTCATTTGGTGACACCGGCGCTGCCAGTGGTGCGGTAGCCATCTGCATGGCGACCGGGGCATTTGTGCGCAATTATGCTCCAGCTCCAAAAGTAATAGTCACATCCTCGTCGGAAGGTCCGCTCCGGGCAGCAATTCTTTTAGCGGCATATTCCACAAAATAAGCATGAGGGATTAGAAGAACATGGCTGAATCACAAGGAAGGCACAGCGAGGGAGTCAAGGTGGGGAAATTCTGTGCGGTGCGCAAAAGCACCTGTGGATGTGGGGAGAAGTATGTAAAAAACTGTGCTCCTTCCCCACCATGGCCCAAATACCCTCAGCAGCAAGTTACCAAAAAGGGCAAGCTTATAACCCGATGGAGATCTCATGAGGCTCATCATGTTTTGTGCGTAGCTTCAGTAACTAAAGCGTTGTCCGGGGTTATTGCCAAGAAAATCCTTCGCCAGACTGAATGGTGTATCAACGTCAAGGAGAATATGATTGCCTTACCTATGTGGGCACATACGATCCAATGGTATTGTACAAGAAAGGGGAATTTAAAAGAAAACGTGGAAAAAATTCCTCCCTTTAAAAACCTTCCAATGCATAATTCTGACCATGATTCCTATATCGATGAAGTAGATACAAAATTGGAAAATATTGTAGAAAAGCTTGAAAAAAAAGCTGACAATCATGAAGAATGTTCAAAACAACTCAAAAGTAAATTGAATAAACTCAGAGATGAGTATAAGAACGAGCTTATAAGAAGAGGAAAGAGGCGGGGTGGTACCCATAAGGCATGGGAAAAGGGGAGAGAAAAAGTAAAGGAATGGTATTTCCCGTTTTCCATGGCCGATGATGGCGATGTAACCGAAAGAACATTCCCCCTTTCAGGGAAATTATCGGATGGAGAAATTGCCCGCAAGATCGAAGAATATGTCAATGCCTTACAGGGAATATCCAAGGCTTAACTTTGCCATGTATAGAGAATCGAGGATGATTTGATGCGATTAAACTATGTAATCTGGGCTTCTCAAAAATTGCCAAATGCCTGTGTGTTGGAGAAGCTGGAGGGTGTTGAAAAAAAGTGGGAGCTTAATGAAGGTGTTTCCCGGGCTGCCAGCTTTCCTACGGATGCTTTCTTCCATATGCACAGAGATCGCCCTTATGATACGCTGCTAACAGACAATCTGAAGAACATAAATATGCTGATAGTTGGCTCCGGTAGACTCAAAGAGTTTCTTGAAAAGCGGAGAGTTGAGAAAGTCGAGTACTTGCCCGTCACTATTCTGGATCATAAGGACAAGCCCATAAGGAGCAACTATTTCATTATCCACCCTATAGACCCGGTTG is a window encoding:
- a CDS encoding AHH domain-containing protein, with amino-acid sequence MRKSTCGCGEKYVKNCAPSPPWPKYPQQQVTKKGKLITRWRSHEAHHVLCVASVTKALSGVIAKKILRQTEWCINVKENMIALPMWAHTIQWYCTRKGNLKENVEKIPPFKNLPMHNSDHDSYIDEVDTKLENIVEKLEKKADNHEECSKQLKSKLNKLRDEYKNELIRRGKRRGGTHKAWEKGREKVKEWYFPFSMADDGDVTERTFPLSGKLSDGEIARKIEEYVNALQGISKA
- a CDS encoding DUF1629 domain-containing protein, translated to MRLNYVIWASQKLPNACVLEKLEGVEKKWELNEGVSRAASFPTDAFFHMHRDRPYDTLLTDNLKNINMLIVGSGRLKEFLEKRRVEKVEYLPVTILDHKDKPIRSNYFIIHPIDPVACLDIDRCGATWDELDEDDIESVQRIVIDASMIDEERQVIKIERKLFRPRHFYRITLIRRDLAEAIDAEGFTGIRWVEMDDYPRPGSGDYTGEESIHET